In the genome of Metabacillus litoralis, the window CGAAAACAACCATTGAGATTCCATAGATGAAAGAAGAAAGAACAAACACATTCCTCTCTTTGAATGTTCCCATCCACTTTGTAATGAAAATCGTAAATAGAGCCACAAGTAGACCATTTTCTGAAAGAATTACGCCGAATGCTTGCTCACCGTTTAATGTTAAGGACCAATCACCAAAGCGGAACATTTCTTGTTGTTGAATCATGTCTGTCATATAGACTGGAATAATCATATCTAGCTGCATAAAGGTAAGTGCAACAAGAACACCCGCAATGATATAAAGCAAAAATGTCTGGTCACGGAAGATTATTCGATAATCCTGGATTTGCTGTAGTATTGGGCTATACCATCTACGGTTTTCACCAGCTGAACCAGCATTGTAAGGAGGGGCAGTTTCTCTTGTTTGTTTTGCTAATAAAAAAGAAAGCAACATACAAATGAATCCTGCAACTAATAATACTTCAAATGGATACTGAACATAAAAAATAGCACCTAAAATAGGTCCAATAACAACAGCGATATTAATAGATGTATAAAAAATAGCAAAAACGCTACTACGATGCTTTTCTTCAACTACGTCAGCAACCATTGCTTGAGAGGCTGGCCAGTAAAAGGAACCAAATACTCCTGCGAACGCAAAACAGATAAAGCCGAGAATAGGCAAATCGAGCCAAGGAGAGTTCGATAATGCAAATATCATGAAGGATAAACCTTGACCAAATGAAGCCATCACCATCATGGTTTTTCTTCCGAATCGATCAGCACAATATCCCCCCATTAAATTGGCAATAACTGAGAAAACTTGCGATATAATAAGGAATAAGCCGGCTTGTGCTTTGCCGAATTCATCAGCGAAATAAATCGTTAGAAACGGGAAGAACATCCAAAATGTTATGTTCATCAAGGCTTCACCAAATAATCGTATTTTAAGATTTGTATCCCAATCTCTTATTTTCATTTTGAATACCTCGATTCTAGAAATCTACGTTCCTCATCATACTCTTTCGGGTCACGAAATACAATAGAAATTTGAAAAATTTAACTTAAACTTAATGTAGATCAGGTTGGTAGTAAAAGCCTAATTTGAATGAGAAATGAAGGCTGGTTTCATGATTAAAGGATCTACTGTTAGAAGAGGTGAATAATAGCTATAATACTTATCAACGAAAGGAGAAAGATTTGTATGGATTTATTTTCAATCATTGCTGAAGATAAAATAAAAAAGGCAATAGAAGAGGGTGAGTTCGACAACTTACCTGGTCAAGGTAAGCCATTGAATCTAGAAGACCTATCCCATATACCTGAAGAGCTTCGTGTGGCTTATAAAGTTTTAAAAAATTCAAATATGCTAAATGATGTAGAAAAACTTAAAAAGGAAATTAGTTCAATCGAGGATCTAATAGATGCTACTGAAGATCTTCAAGAAAAAGAAACGCTTAAACAGAAAAAACAGGAAAGAATGTTAAGAATAGAACGTTTAATGAAAAAACGGAATGCTTTTCAATCACCGGCATCGTCTTTTTATAAAGATAAAGTACTGAATCGTTTTAAAAAATAATGTTGTTTTCTCGTTCATAATTAGGGAATTCATAATTTAAAAGGAAGTTGTACAAAATGGAATAAACGAAACATTCATTCGAGGAGGGCTAGAGTGAAAAAATCTTATCTTCTATTTCTTATTATTTTGCTTTTAACGGGTTGTGTACAAGGTACAGAAGAGCAAGGAGATAAACCTATAGAAGAAGATCATGTAACGGAAGAAGAAACAACAGACGAAACTACAGACATCGAAACAAATGAGGAAGAAGAAGCTGAGCCTCCAAAAGGTGATAAAGAGCTCGTCTTAGAAAATGCTGAAAAAGTAATAGGCTCCTTACAAGATCAAAACTTTGAAGAGCTTTCTACCTATGTTTCTTCAGAAAAAGGTGTGTTGTTTTCCCCCTATGCTCATATAGAGGACGATGCTGTTACATTCAAGCAGGAGGATCTCTTGCATTTCTTTCATTCCGAAGAAGAGTATACATGGGGTGTAAGAGATGGAAGTGGTGAGCCAATTAAGTTAATTCCAAGCAAATACTATAGTGAATTTATTTATGATGCAAGCTACCATCAGGCTGATGAGGTTGTTTATAACCCAGAACAAGCAAGAGGAAATACGATAAAAAATATTAAAGACACATTTCCTGAGTCTCAAGTTGTTGAGTATTACGTAAAGGGAACTGAGGAAAATGGGAATATGGATTGGAAGGCCTTAAATCTTGTTTTTGAAAAAAATTCAAAGGATGAGTGGAAGCTTGTTGCAATCGTCCATGATCAGTGGACGATATAACGTGATTAATCCTGTACACCTGTGAGTAAGAGTTTAAGGGTGTACAGGATTTTTTGTTTGTTTCATCATCCAAAGCATGCAGTTTTTCATATTGCTTCGTTTTCTTGTCACACCTTCTTGTGCATTTCAATAAAATATAAAAAAGCCTAGAAGGGAAGAGAAGTGAATGTGGCAATGGATCATAGGGTTAGTTCTTGCTTCGATGATTGTCTGTTCAATAGGTATATATTTGTTAAGCCGTCTTCTTCTTTCGCCGAACAGGGTTCCTTATGACAAAACGTATAAGCTTGGTATTCAAAAGGGGGAAATTGATGCCAACATCTTTCACACGTTAGATAAAGAAGAATTATATATTCCGTCTTACCATGGATATAAGCTTCATGGAATGCTTTTTCCAGTGAAAAACAGTAAAAAAGTAATCATTATTGCTCATGGAATTCGTTGGTCTTTGTTTGGAAGTTTTAAATATGTAGAAATGTTTCAGAAAAGGGGATTTCACGTTTTGTTATGTGACCATCGATTTCATGGATTAAGTGGAGGGAATTATACCTCTTTTGGTTACTATGAAAAAGATGATATAAGAGCGTGGATTGACTATTTATCAGTGCGAATGGGAGATCGTGCTTTTATAGGCTTGTTAGGTGAATCACTTGGAGCTGCTACAGCATTAGAAGTAAGCAAACGGGACAACAGAGTGAAGTTTTGTATTGCTGACTGCTCATTTAGTGATTTTTCAAGCTTACTAAAATTAAGATTGAGGCTTGATTTAAGGCTGCGTTTTTATCCTCTAATCGATGTTATAAGTCTTCTCATTAAGTTACGTCATGGATGGAGTTTTCCTGAAATTTCCCCAATAAAAGGGTTAGAAAAAACAAAAACCCCCATTTTATTTATTCATGGGAAAGAAGATACGTTTATTCCGTTGCAAATGACGTTAGATATGTTTAAACGAAAAAAGGGAAATAAAAAGCTCTATTTAGTCCCTAAGGCAGGTCATGCAGAAGCCTATAATACAGATCCGAAGGGCTATGAAAAGAAAGTAAGTGATTTTATAAAGGAAATTGAGTGTGGGTTAAGAGAAGAGGCCAACTTATGTTAGTTGGCCTTCTTTGATTATCCCAAATCCCAGGCTTCATGCAGCTTAGGTACGTCAGAAATGAGCTGTTGTGTGTATGGATGCTGTGGATTCATTAACACACTATCGGCGCTTCCTTGTTCAACAATTTTTCCTTTTTCCATGATGTAAAGAGTATCACTTACATAATAGGCAAGACCTACGTCATGAGTAATGAAGATAATCGTCATGTTGTTTTCTTTTCTTAGCTTTAATAACATATCCAAAATAGTAGAGCGAGAGCAGGCATCAACCATTGAAGTTGGTTCATCTGCTAGCAATACCTTTGGATGCAGAAGAAAAATTCTAGCAATCATCAAACGCTGCATTTGTCCACCTGATAGCTCAAAAGGATATTTATTATAAAGCTCTTCAAATTTCAGGTTAACAAACGTACATGCTTCTTTCATTTTCTCAAAGCGTTCTTCTTTAGAAAGCTTTAAACCTTGCAGTTCAATACAGTCATTTAATAGTTTTTCGACTTTATGAAACAAGTTAAAAGAAGAGAAGGGGTCCTGAAAAATGGCTTGAATATCTTGCCAATATGATTTTCGATCTCGATGACTTTTTAGTTTGCGCGGCTTTCCTTTATACTCGATATCTCCACTTGTTTCCTTTAGTAGTCCCATGACCATTTTAGCAAGTGTGGTTTTTCCACTCCCACTTTCACCAACAATTGAAATAATTTCTCCACGATGGAACGCAAAGTTTACTTGGTCAACGGCTGTGTTTTTATTTTTCCCATAACCGAAAACCTTTGTTATGTTTTTCCCGCTAATTAAAACCTCTTGATTAGGCTTCATTTGCATACCACTCCTTTAACGTCTCATTGTCAATTCGACAACGATACAGACGTTCACCTAGATGTTGAGTCGTAATTTTTCCAGTACGGCATTCATCAGTTGCATATGAACATCGTTCAGCAAATCGGCAGCCATCTATTTTCTTTTTTAAATTAGGAGGTGCTCCAGGAATCGCAGCTAGTTTATGTTCCTTCATGCCAGATTCAGGGACAATAATTGAACCCATTAGCTTTTTGGTATAAGGGTGAATGGGATTAAAAATAACGTCTTCGGCTTTTCCTCTCTCGACGATTTCTCCTGCGTACATCACCATAATTTCGTCTGTTACATGATAGAGAAGAGGGAGTTCATGTGTAATGAATACTAATGAACGGATGAATTTTTTATCTAATAAATCTTTTAATAATTTAATGACAACTTTTTGGGATGTTACATCGAGTGCAGAGGTTGGTTCATCAGCGATTAATACTTTTGGATTTAAAATGGTTGAAATAGCAATAACTGTTCTTTGTTTCATCCCGCCAGAAAGTTCATTCGGATAAGAATTTAAGACTTTAGGTGAAAGATTTAATGTTTCAAATCTTTCAGCAGCCATTTCATAGACTTGTTTTTTCGACAGTTCAGGTTGATGTTCTTTCATAATGTCTTCAATAAATTTAATAATCTTAATCGTTGGATTTAGGGCGTTCATTGCCGCTTGTGGAATGTAGGCAATTTCTCTGCCTAGGACTTGTTTTCTAAGCTTTTCTTTTTCGAGCTTCATAATATCTACACCATTGATGTTGATCGAACCGCTACCAAAATGGAGTGGAGGAAAGTAAAAACCCATTAAGCTTAAGGCTAAGGTTGATTTTCCGCATCCTGATTCCCCAGCAATTCCAATTGTTTTTCCATCTTCAAGGTGAAAATCCACACCATCAACAGCATAGACCTTTTCTTTTAATCTGGTTTTATAGTAGGTTTTTAATTCTTTAACATCAAGAATATGTTTACTCATATCATTAACTCCTTATCTTAGGGTTAAAAATTTCATCCATCCCAGTATTCATTAAATAGAGAGAAAATGTAATGATCGCAATAGCGATTGCTGCAGGTATAAATGCCCACCACGCACCGGATACAGGAGCTTCAAAGATTAAAGCCCAGTTCATAATAATACCAAGAGAAATTGTGTTATATGGTCCAAGCCCCAGCATAGAGATCGATGCCTCTGAAAGAATACCTGATGCTGTTTGCAGAACAAATGCCATTACAACATAAGACATGATGTAAGGTAAAATTTCAAAAATAATAATTCTTGGTGTGCTATGACCAGATATTTTTGCGATATTAACATGATCTCTGTTTCGTAGAGAGGATGTTTGAGCGCGGACGGCACGTGCTGTCCATGGCCAACTAGTGATGCCAATTACAATTGCTGTAATTAACGAACTTCTTGAATCGATACTGACTGAAATCAGAATTAAGACAATGAAAGACGGAATAACGATAAAGATATTTGTGATGGCAGATAAAATTTCATCAAATATTCCTCCGATATAACCGGCGGATAATCCGATGATTAACCCAATAATCGTTGCACTTAAGCCGGCAACTAATCCTACAAAAATGGAGGTTTTGATTCCATAAATAAGTTCAAGAAACAAGTCTCTTCCAAAGTTATCGGAGCCTAACCATAATTCAGCACTCGGTGGCTGAAAGGCGAGTGCAACCATTTCGGTTGGATCAGCAGTATTAATTAAGGGGTAGATCGTTACAAATGCAAGCATCAACAAAAATGAAATGGCACCGATAAGGAATTTTGGGGAGCGAATTAATATTTGTAGTGAACTATTCATATTATTCTTCCTCCATTTGCGAAGCTTTGATTCTAGGGTCAACCAACCCATAAATAATTTCAATGGTGAAGTTAGCTAATAGAACGGATATGGCAATAAGTAGAGTAGCGCCGGATATGAGTGGATAATCTAGTTGACGTATGGCAGTAAATAGCCATGTTCCAATACCAGGATAGCTAAAAACAATTTCAGTAATTAATGACCCGCCGATCATCGTACCGATTGACAGAGCCAAACCTGTAATCTGTGGTAACATCGCATTTTTAAATACATATCTAGAAATTGTTGAATCTTTAATACCAAGTAATTTGCTATATAAAACGTAATCTGTGTTTAATTCGTAGATCGACATTTCTCTCATTCCGATAGCTTGACCACCAATTGTAACCAAGACAATTGAAATAAAAGGGAGGAAGTGGTGACTAATCACAGATCCAATAAACTCAAAACTTAAATTTGGTGTCATTTGATAATTGTAGCCGCCGGATGTTGGGAACCAATTAAGAGTGAGCCCAAAGATATAGAGCATAATGATCGCCAAAATAAAAAATGGGATGGAGTTGATAAATAAAAATGTAGGAAAAAGCACTTTATCAAATACACCTTTTTTATAAGCAGCAATAGCTCCAAGGGCATTTCCGACGATCCAACCAACAAGGATAGCAGGCAGTTGAAGAGCTAATGTCCAAGGAACAGCTGAGGCAAGAATAGAAGTAACAGACATTGGATAGAGTCCGAACGACGTTCCTAAATCACCCTTCAATAAATTCCCTACATAAATAAAAAATTGTTGCCATAACGGCTTATCAATACCAAACTCTGCAGCAAATGTATCGTATACCTTCTTAATTGAATCACTGTCTGTCATTCCTTGAGTCATTTGGTTGGCAATCACACTTACTGGATTTCCCTCTATTAACCTTGGTAGTAGGAAGTTAAGCGCGACTGCTACAAACAAGGTCACAAGATACCAGAGGGATTTTTTTAAGAAAAACTTCCGATAGGCATTCATGACTTCACAGCACCCCCGTTATTAGGTAGTTTTAAAAGGAGTAGCTGGGATAACCTTATATGAATTATCCCAACTAGATCTATCTATCTTTCAGTCTATTTATTTGTGATTTGATACAAGTCTTTTACACCTGCACCGTCAATTGAAATTTGTGGTGGAATGTTATTGCCGTCTCCTTCAACTGCAAAGCCTTTCCAAACCGATTCGTTCACTGTATGGAATACCCAAGGTCTATACATAAGTGGGATTGATGGAATGTCTTCTAAATAAATTTTTGTAAGTTCTGTGTACATTTCTTTTAATTTCGCTTCATCTGTAATTGTTGGAATTTCCTTAATTAACTCATCGGCTCTTTCATTTTTATATCTTCCCCAGTTCCAGAACGCCATTTCACCAACTGGAGCTACACCTTCTGAATACATGATTGTTCTTGCTCTATCCCAAGGCTGACTCGGACTAACTGCACCAGCAGGCGTATTCATAATGATGTCAAATTTCCCTGTTTGTAAATCATTTGTCCATACAGGAGCTTCAGGGAAGTTCGTTCTAATTTCAATTCCAATGGCCTTAGCGTTTTGTGCGACAATTTCTAGGGCAGCATTCCAATCAGACCAACCATATGGACATTCGATTTCCCATGGTCCAAGTCTTACACCATTGAGAACACGAATACCATCTGCTCCTTTTTTCGCTCCAATACTATCAAGCAACTCGTTGGCTGCATCAATATCTGTTGTCCATTGAAGTGATTTAATGGCATCTTGATCTACATACTTTGTTTCAGAAGGTGTATCTAATGTAATAGACGGTTTCATTTCACCAGAATATCCGCTCATTGCTAATTCTGAAATTTTGTCATAATCAATTGCCATTGCAATCGCTCTTCTAACATCTGGATTATTTAAGCCATCTTTTGTCATATTGAAGAAAATAGAAGGCATTGAACCAGGTAAGTAATATGGTTTGTCTTTCACATATGTTTTGATTGGAGCACCGTCTTCCCACATTTTCCAAACTTGAGGGATGAATTGTTGTGAAACGTCAACTTCCCCTTTTTTAAATGCTAGAGAACCTGCAGCATTATCCTTATAAATAACATGACTTACATACTTCGGAGCTGGTAAGCCGCCAAATAGAGATTGTCCCCAATAGTTATCATCTCTAATTAAGGTGATCTTTTGGTTATCAAATGTGTGCATTTTGTACGGGCCAGTACCAACAGGATCTGGATTCACTTCTTCACGAATCTTGGCAATATCGTTCCCACTTTTCTCTTCAATTTCTTCCCAAACATGCTTAGGCATCATCGGAACTAATTGAAGACTATCTAAAACTGTGAGTCGGTTAGGATTATCTTGTTTTAAGCGGATATTAACGGCGTTATCACCGTCTGCTTCTACCGCATCAATTGCTTCCCAGAAGTTGCTCCAAGATATTGAGTATTTGTTTCCTAGTTCATAAGAATACACAACGTCTTCTGATGTGAATGCTTCTCCGTCATTCCACTTTGCATCAGGATTTAATTCAATGTGAAGTGTCGTGTCATCAGTCCATTCATAACTTGTACCAAGTAATGGCTCTAACGCACCATCAAGCATATTAATCATGAAAAGATTTTCATAGATTAATGATCTCGAGTTCGCATATGCAATTGGAAAAGATGGATTTCCCCCTAATGGACTAAAGGTTGAAGGCGGTCCCCATTGTAGACCATTAACATACAATGTTTCATTCCTTGGTGTTGTCCCTGATGAATTTTGTTCAGAGTCATTTCCTTCTTCACTTGGAGTTGGTTCATTTGTTGTTGGTGGTTTTACCTCATTGTTACAAGCAGCTAGTAGTCCAATTACCATGATTAGACTGAAAAATAAACTTAAAACGCTTTTTAACCTCATTAACCAGTTCCCCCCTCTGATTCCAATAAAGTAAACGCTTTCAAGTAAAATATATTATTTGTTTTGAAAACAAGAACTAGTAATTTTAGAATTTTTAGATTATTTTTTGGAATTTAGGCATGGAGGACTATTTTTAGGGGGGTCTAGAGATTGGATTTGGGATTAGAAAGGGATGGGCTATGGGCTGTTCGTAGAAGGGAGGGGATGAACGACAAAACGTGTATTGTTCGTAACCGGACTGTCGTTCATAAGGGTGATGAACGACAAAAAGGGAATTGTTCGTAGCCGCAATGTCGTTCATAGGGGTGATGAACGACAAAAGAAGTATTGTTCGTAACCGGACTGTCGTTCATAAGGTGGATGAACGACAAAAAGGGAATTGTTCGTAGCCGCAATGTCATTCATAAGTGTGATGAACGACAAAAGAAGTATTGTTCGTAACCGGACTGTCGTTCATAAGTGTGATGAACGACAAAACGAGTATTGTTCGTAGCCGCACTGTCGTTCATAAGGGTGATGAACGACAAAAGAAGTATTGTTCGTAACCGGACTGTTGTTCATATGTGTAATGAACGACAAAACGGGTATCAATCGTAACCACACTGTCGTTCACCAAGAAAATGAACGACAAAACAAAACTCAGCAGGAAGAAAGATGTTTTTCATCACCAAGCTACTTTATACATTTACTGTTCTCCTAACTTAGCAACCATATCCCAAGAAGTTCCGTCGATTCCAATTTTCTTAAATCCAAATCTCTCGTATAAACGTAGAGCAGGATTGGAGGGGTCCACACTAAGTGATATTCTCACATATCCTTTTGAAGCTGCTTGTAGCTTGATTTCTCTTAACAATTCTGATCCAATGCCTTTTCCTCTGAATTGTGGGAGAATGGCCATGCTGAGGATGGGGGTTTCCTCATCAACGTAACCATATGTTTTAGTCAAATCGTCGAAGAGGCGGATCCAAACAGCTCCGAGTTTCTTTCCGTTTGAATCAACAGCAAGTAGTGCTAGATCTCCGTGTCTTCCCCAGTCTTTGACGTAACTAGCCATCTTCGGTGTTTCAATAATACTGCGTGGGGGTTTTTCTGAATGTTCATCCACATAAACTGCTTCGTATAGCATATCCCAAAGAAAATGAACATCGTCTTTTGTTGCTTCTATCACATTAATTGTCATTTAGATCAACTCGCTTTTTTTCAGTTAATATTCGCTACTTTTTGAAAAACTCCTTTTTATGCAAAAAAGTTTATAGTGGGACAAGCACGGGTAATACAGAAATGTATTCAAAAAGAGGAGGTTATCATTAACAATATGTCTAAGAATATTGCTGTTGTATTAACTGATTACTTTGAGGATATCGAATATACTGACCCAGCTAGAGCGTTTAAAGAACAAGGTCATTCTTTGACGACAATCGAAGATGTTAAAGGGAAAACAGTGACAGGAAAACAAGGTAAAGCAAGAGTGGAAATTGATGCTTCAATTAATGAGGTAGATTCAAGCCAATTTGATGCCTTGTTTATACCGGGTGGATTTTCTCCAGATCAACTAAGAGCGGACGAGAGCTATATCCGTTTTGCTAAAGAGTTCATGGAAGATCAAAAACCTGTTTTTGCGATATGTCATGGGCCACAATTGCTTATCTCTGCCGAATCATTAAATAATCGTGATGTTACTGGTTATCAATCCATTATGATTGATTTGAAAAATGCTGGTGCAAATGTACATGATAAAGAAGTTGTAGTTTGCGGCAACCAACTTGTAACAAGCAGAAAACCTGATGATTTACCTGCTTTTACTAGAGAATCATTAAAATTACTTTCTTAAATAAACGTTTGTTTAATATGCAATTGTAAAAACCCCCTTAACCAAAAGGGGGTTTACTTATTTTTTATTCTTCGTACTATCTTCAGTTGGCAAAGGATCAACACGATACGAATCTTCAGAGTTAACAGCAGCTTTTAAGCCATATAGAACAAGGATAATTGAGGTAATGAGGAATCCACATAAACTGATTGTTGCTAACCACCAATTTAACATAAAAAAATCCCCCTCCTTGTTACATTCATATGTAAGTAGGGAAGGAGTCAGAATCAGATTATTGTCCTTTGCGAAGATTTCCTAATTCTTCTGCAATGGCTTGCATTTCATTAGGGCTGAAGGAATTTCTCTTCATAACATGTTCGTAAATATCTTTCAATTCTTCGTACATTTCTTCATCAAAATGAGAAGGTTTAATAGCACCTAGATTTAGAACTCTGAGTTTTTCCTTGATTTGCTCAATCATATACTCAACATTTTCAACTGACTTTTCAGTAAGGTTCATTCCCTTCAGTCCTTTCTCGGAATCGGTAATCGTTATAGTTATTGTAACATGAAATACTAGTACACATTCAAAAACTTGTTACTTAGTCCTAATTAAGTATATAATGCCGAATTGTATTTGATTAAGGAAAAATATTATCATAATAAGTAGAAATAATTGTTTTTAAAAGAAAACTATTGGGAAAAAGGTAAGGAGGATATAATGGTTAATATTTTATTTGTTTGTTTGGGGAATATATGCCGCTCACCAATGGCTGAAGCTGTTATGAGAGATTTAGTTAAGAAGGAGGGGCTCGAGGAGGCCATTCAAATTGATTCAGCTGGTACAGGAAACTGGCATACAGGGAAACCACCACATGAAGGGACTCGTCGTATTTTAGAGCATCATAACATCTCTTATGAAGGACAAAAGGCAAGACAGCTTACGAAAGAAGATCTATCTCAATATGATTATTTGATTGGGATGGATAATGAAAATATTGGGAATATTAGACGTCTAGCTGGATATCATTCAACAGGGAAAATTCAACGATTATTAGATTATGTGGAAGAGTCGGACATATTAGATGTTCCTGACCCATATTATACAGGTAACTTTGATGAAGTATTCGAAATGGTCCATAAAAGCTGTAGAAATTTATTAAACGAAGTGAAAACTTTACATAAACTTTAACGATAGGAGGTATGTTAGGTGGCAAATGAAAATAAGTTAATTAAAGGTATGGTTATCGGCGCCCTTGTTGGAGCAGCTGTTTCATTATTGGACAAACACACTCGTGAAGATGTTATTCAAGCTGGTAAAAATGTATCCTCGAAAATTAAAGGCTATGTTGATGAACCAACTACATTAACTAGCGAGGTTAAGCAAAAGATAGATAATGTAAAGGATAAAGTACAAGAAGTGTCAGAAGATCTTTCTTTTTTAAATGAAAAAGTGAAAGAGCTTAGAGAAACAACACCACAAGTTGTAGGATTAGTACAAGAAACAAAAGAAAGGTTCATTCCGAAACGAGATCAATCGTGAGGTGAATGCATGTTTAAAGAAGGTTCATTCCTAAAAGAATTAGTGAAAAGATTTACAAATGATGAGGTACCAGGCCTTTCTGCTCAGCTTTCTTATTTCTTTTTATTGTCGTTATTTCCTTTTCTCATCTTTTTAATCACATTGCTTGGTTATTTACCGATTTCTCAAGAAGATGTATTAAACACAATTAAACAGTTTGCTCCTGGGGAATCAATGCAATTAATAAATGATACGCTAAATCAAATTTTAAATGATAAAAATGGTAAGCTTTTATCATTTGGTATTATTGCAACTCTTTGGTCTGCATCCAATGGAATTAATGCTATCGTTCGAGCTTTTAATAAGGCATATGATGTAGAGGAAAGCCGCTCATTCTTTGTTGCAAGAGGGATGGCAATTTTACTTACAATGGCAATGGTTTTTGTCATTATTGTAGCCCTTTTATTACCTGTGTTTGGAAAAGAAATAGGCCTTTTTATTTTTTCTCATTTTGGTGTTTCGGCACAGTTTTTAACGATTTGGAATACTATGCGCTGGCTTGTTAGTGGAATTATACTGTTCATTGTGTTTACAGCTTTATATTTTGTTGCACCTAATAAGCGTTTGCATCTTAAGGATGGAGTTCCAGGTGCAATTGCTGCAACAATTGGCTGGATTGCTGTATCACTTGCATTTTCTTATTATGTTGGTAATTTTGCAAACTATAGTGCAACGTATGGAAGTATCGGAGGAATTATTGTCTTAATGGTATGGCTTTATTTATCAGGGATGATCATTATTCTTGGTGGTGAATTCAATGCACTGTTATATAAAAGAAAACATGCTTTAAAATAAATTACCAAATGTTTTAGTTCATATTGCTTCCCTAAAAGTGAAATAGTAAGTAAGA includes:
- a CDS encoding ABC transporter substrate-binding protein translates to MRLKSVLSLFFSLIMVIGLLAACNNEVKPPTTNEPTPSEEGNDSEQNSSGTTPRNETLYVNGLQWGPPSTFSPLGGNPSFPIAYANSRSLIYENLFMINMLDGALEPLLGTSYEWTDDTTLHIELNPDAKWNDGEAFTSEDVVYSYELGNKYSISWSNFWEAIDAVEADGDNAVNIRLKQDNPNRLTVLDSLQLVPMMPKHVWEEIEEKSGNDIAKIREEVNPDPVGTGPYKMHTFDNQKITLIRDDNYWGQSLFGGLPAPKYVSHVIYKDNAAGSLAFKKGEVDVSQQFIPQVWKMWEDGAPIKTYVKDKPYYLPGSMPSIFFNMTKDGLNNPDVRRAIAMAIDYDKISELAMSGYSGEMKPSITLDTPSETKYVDQDAIKSLQWTTDIDAANELLDSIGAKKGADGIRVLNGVRLGPWEIECPYGWSDWNAALEIVAQNAKAIGIEIRTNFPEAPVWTNDLQTGKFDIIMNTPAGAVSPSQPWDRARTIMYSEGVAPVGEMAFWNWGRYKNERADELIKEIPTITDEAKLKEMYTELTKIYLEDIPSIPLMYRPWVFHTVNESVWKGFAVEGDGNNIPPQISIDGAGVKDLYQITNK
- a CDS encoding GNAT family N-acetyltransferase, whose amino-acid sequence is MTINVIEATKDDVHFLWDMLYEAVYVDEHSEKPPRSIIETPKMASYVKDWGRHGDLALLAVDSNGKKLGAVWIRLFDDLTKTYGYVDEETPILSMAILPQFRGKGIGSELLREIKLQAASKGYVRISLSVDPSNPALRLYERFGFKKIGIDGTSWDMVAKLGEQ
- a CDS encoding type 1 glutamine amidotransferase domain-containing protein; the encoded protein is MSKNIAVVLTDYFEDIEYTDPARAFKEQGHSLTTIEDVKGKTVTGKQGKARVEIDASINEVDSSQFDALFIPGGFSPDQLRADESYIRFAKEFMEDQKPVFAICHGPQLLISAESLNNRDVTGYQSIMIDLKNAGANVHDKEVVVCGNQLVTSRKPDDLPAFTRESLKLLS
- a CDS encoding DUF1128 domain-containing protein, with product MNLTEKSVENVEYMIEQIKEKLRVLNLGAIKPSHFDEEMYEELKDIYEHVMKRNSFSPNEMQAIAEELGNLRKGQ
- a CDS encoding low molecular weight protein-tyrosine-phosphatase; translated protein: MVNILFVCLGNICRSPMAEAVMRDLVKKEGLEEAIQIDSAGTGNWHTGKPPHEGTRRILEHHNISYEGQKARQLTKEDLSQYDYLIGMDNENIGNIRRLAGYHSTGKIQRLLDYVEESDILDVPDPYYTGNFDEVFEMVHKSCRNLLNEVKTLHKL
- a CDS encoding YtxH domain-containing protein; amino-acid sequence: MANENKLIKGMVIGALVGAAVSLLDKHTREDVIQAGKNVSSKIKGYVDEPTTLTSEVKQKIDNVKDKVQEVSEDLSFLNEKVKELRETTPQVVGLVQETKERFIPKRDQS
- a CDS encoding YihY/virulence factor BrkB family protein; the encoded protein is MFKEGSFLKELVKRFTNDEVPGLSAQLSYFFLLSLFPFLIFLITLLGYLPISQEDVLNTIKQFAPGESMQLINDTLNQILNDKNGKLLSFGIIATLWSASNGINAIVRAFNKAYDVEESRSFFVARGMAILLTMAMVFVIIVALLLPVFGKEIGLFIFSHFGVSAQFLTIWNTMRWLVSGIILFIVFTALYFVAPNKRLHLKDGVPGAIAATIGWIAVSLAFSYYVGNFANYSATYGSIGGIIVLMVWLYLSGMIIILGGEFNALLYKRKHALK